In Erigeron canadensis isolate Cc75 chromosome 6, C_canadensis_v1, whole genome shotgun sequence, the following are encoded in one genomic region:
- the LOC122605298 gene encoding histone-lysine N-methyltransferase CLF-like, whose protein sequence is MKRMEENQIKLAEFTNNHHRFSNERSKIKIAGEPVDLLTQRATEAIAMQNGVDVSFCSSSQEDKKTSVILLGSGIAVKNSVRPTGLPKVEKLPPYTTWIFLDRNQRMAEDQSVVGRRRIYYDRNGGEALICSDSEEEAIDEEEDNNEFVESEDYIICMTIKQVGSSDIVYDTLAKRLSRKPAELKARYEALVGNEIAIESSKSEDTNFMSSFLDKSLEEVQDSYDNLFCRRCLIFDCKLHGCSQELIFPAVKPSRNETNEENVPCGPDCYLQVQKLEDIVGTSPLQINTEETATLQKLGSLSSLLKKGKKTSSSSPKSKSLNTRRPRRKDCIVSPDFESWRTLEKDLFRKGLEIFGRNSCLIARNLMGELKTCVEVFHVLKNYENKPSSTDSNNRNSVEDGSNVESNENMGTTLRTTSKVLRRRSKVRRLKQSWKSAGYPLMRKRISEKKDLPCRQYNPCGCQSICRDDCCCLISGTTCEKYCGCPRTCKIRFRGCHCAKSQCRSRQCPCFAANRECDPDVCRHCWISCGDGTLGTPGHKGDNYECRNMKLLLRQQQRVLLGKSEVSGWGAFLKDSVPKHEYLGEYTGELISHHEADKRGKIYDRENSSFLFNLNDQFVLDAHRKGDKLKFANHSPNPNCYAKVMMVAGDHRVGIFAKERITAGEELFYDYRYEPDRAPAWAKKPGDPGLKKVDTISSGRAKKIA, encoded by the exons ATG AAAAGAATGGAAGAGAACCAGATTAAATTGGCTGAATTCACTAACAACCATCACAGGTTTTCAAATGAAAGGAGTAAGATCAAAATTGCAGGTGAACCAGTCGATTTATTGACACAAAGAGCGACGGAGGCAATTGCTATGCAAAATGGAGTTGATGTAAGCTTCTGCAGTAGCTCTCAGGAAGATAAAAAGACTTCGGTAATTCTCTTAGGATCTGGCATTGCAGTCAAGAATTCTGTTCGGCCTACCGGTCTTCCAAAAGTGGAAAAACTACCTCCTTATACCACATGGATTTTCTTGGATAG AAATCAAAGGATGGCAGAAGATCAATCTGTAGTAGGTCGTAGGAGGATTTATTATGACCGAAATGGGGGTGAAGCTCTAATCTGCAGTGATAGCGAGGAAGAAGCgattgatgaagaagaggaCAATAATGAGTTTGTTGAATCTGAAGATTACATTATCTG TATGACCATTAAACAGGTTGGATCATCTGATATTGTCTATGATACACTGGCCAAACGCTTATCGAGAAAGCCTGCCGAACTTAAG GCAAGATATGAAGCACTTGTTGGTAATGAAATTGCTATAGAAAGCTCGAAATCTGAGGACACTAATTTTATGAGctcttttcttgataaaagtCTTGAAGAAGTTCAGGATTCATATGACAATCTATTTTGCCGCAGATGCTTG ATATTTGATTGTAAATTACATGGCTGTTCACAGGAGCTTATATTTCCT GCGGTAAAACCATCACGGAATGAGACGAATGAAGAAAATGTCCCTTGTGGCCCAGATTGTTATCTCCAG GTCCAAAAGTTGGAGGACATTGTAGGTACATCTCCATTGCAGATTAATACTGAAGAAACTGCTACCCTACAAAAGTTGGGGTCTCTATCATCACTACTCAAAAAAGGCAAGAAAACTAGCTCATCCTCACCCAAGTCAAAATCCTTGAATACTAGAAGGCCTAGGAGAAAAGACTGTATTGTTTCTCCAG ATTTTGAATCATGGAGAACTTTAGAGAAGGATCTTTTTCGAAAGGGTCTGGAGATCTTCGGGCGGAACAG CTGTTTAATAGCTAGGAATCTTATGGGGGAATTAAAGACATGTGTCGAAGTGTTTCATGTCTTGAAGAATTATGAAAATAAGCCATCTTCTACAGATAGCAACAACAGAAATTCTGTAGAGGATGGTTCCAATGTTGAGAGTAATGAGAATATG GGTACCACACTAAGAACAACATCCAAAGTCTTACGCAGAAGAAGTAAAGTTCGTCGTTTAAAACAGTCATGGAAGTCTGCTGGGTACCCTTTGATGAGAAAACGTATTTCTGAGAAAAAGGATTTGCCATGTCGTCAATACAATCCCTGTGGGTGTCAATCTATATGTCGAGATGATTGTTGCTGCCTTATAAGTGGGACTACTTGTGAGAAATACTGCGG atGCCCGAGAACGTGCAAGATTCGTTTTAGGGGGTGCCACTGCGCCAAGAGCCAGTGCCGGAGTCGGCAATGCCCTTGCTTTGCAGCTAACAGGGAATGTGACCCAGATGTATGCCGACATTGTTGGATTAG TTGTGGTGATGGCACTCTTGGTACTCCTGGCCATAAAGGTGACAACTACGAATGCAGGAATATGAAGCTTCTCCTCAGACAACAACAAAGG GTGTTGCTAGGAAAATCTGAGGTCTCAGGCTGGGGTGCTTTCTTAAAG GATAGTGTACCCAAACATGAATATCTGGGTGAATACACTGGAGAATTGATCTCACATCACGAAGCTGACAAGCGTGGAAAGATCTATGATCGGGAAAATTCTTCATTTCTCTTCAACCTTAATGACCAA TTCGTTCTTGATGCACACCGGAAGGGTGATAAACTGAAATTCGCCAATCATTCTcccaatcctaattgttatgcAAAG GTGATGATGGTGGCGGGAGATCACCGAGTCGGCATATTTGCAAAAGAGAGGATCACAGCTGGGGAGGAGCTTTTTTATGATTACCGTTATGAACCTGATAGAGCTCCTGCTTGGGCAAAGAAGCCCGGAGACCCTGGTTTAAAGAAAGTGGATACTATCTCTAGTGGCCGGGCCAAGAAGATAGCTTGA